The following are from one region of the Salvia hispanica cultivar TCC Black 2014 chromosome 1, UniMelb_Shisp_WGS_1.0, whole genome shotgun sequence genome:
- the LOC125214769 gene encoding protein DCL, chloroplastic-like has protein sequence MASSIASSSSATVYSFHGKPISQNLILSPFSISFPLHKARLRAVKTRSVGGGAVGSSQERGGDLLRKPVAPSPASNDEEDSAAEYSDDDGSDRKRGDGDTWVDWEDQILEDTVPLVGFVRMILHSGKYECGNRLSPEHERTILERVLPYHPAYEDKIGSGIDYITIGYHPTFESSRCLFIVRKDGDLVDFSYWKCIKGLIKKNYPLYADSFILRHFRKRRRND, from the exons ATGGCGTCTTCAATTGCATCTTCAAGTTCAGCAACTGTATATTCATTCCACGGAAAACCAATTTCGCAAAACCTAATTTTATCCCCATTTTCCATATCTTTCCCGCTCCACAAAGCTCGATTGCGCGCCGTGAAGACCAGGTCGGTCGGCGGCGGCGCGGTTGGGAGCAGCCAGGAGCGCGGCGGCGACTTGTTGAGGAAGCCGGTGGCACCTTCCCCTGCTTCGAACGATGAGGAGGATTCGGCGGCGGAGTATTCGGATGATGATGGGAGTGATAGGAAGCGCGGAGATGGTGACACGTGGGTAGATTGGGAGGATCAGATTTTAGAGGACACTGTGCCTCTGGTTGGATTTGTTAGAATGATTCTTCACTCCGGAAA GTATGAATGTGGCAATAGGTTGAGTCCTGAACATGAGAGAACTATTCTAGAGAGGGTGCTTCCTTATCATCCTGCATATGAAGACAAGATAGGATCTGGAATTGATTACATCACG ATTGGGTACCATCCTACCTTTGAGAGCTCAAGATGTTTATTCATCGTTCGCAAGGATGGAGATTTGGTCGATTTCTCATACTGGAAATGCATAAAGGGCTTGATAAAGAAAAACTACCCTTTATACGCAGACAGCTTTATTCTGAGACATTTTAGGAAGCGTAGGCGCAACGACTGA
- the LOC125189772 gene encoding inactive disease susceptibility protein LOV1-like, which yields MAAYGAANSLKNTIKCILQSSRISLVPASSTQVLRPPYEAMNRLLKVLLKLDDTGYSKIRTKVNALDDRIKEAVWEFEDLLESHFYDQILPQLESERDHLSFSVDLLSLQPSVDCFVKRMTEMELEYDIEVVNMPEEEGEPIASRIDFGGISSNMVGLSEYFEYTRNYLLGEDEGNGFSVIGMAGVGKTTIAKKVFDDPLIQKHFELRAWFKVGRKCESNEAFDVFLLKWIPALATKCLPKESMRMTRN from the coding sequence ATGGCGGCTTATGGCGCTGCGAATTCTCTCAAGAATACCATTAAATGTATTCTTCAATCATCTCGCATTTCACTGGTTCCTGCCTCTTCTACACAAGTCTTACGACCCCCCTACGAGGCCATGAATCGCTTGCTGAAGGTTCTGCTAAAGTTGGACGACACCGGCTACAGTAAGATCAGGACGAAGGTGAACGCTTTGGATGACCGAATCAAAGAGGCCGTATGGGAATTCGAAGATTTACTGGAATCTCATTTCTATGATCAGATTCTTCCACAACTCGAAAGTGAGAGAGATCACTTGTCTTTCTCGGTAGATCTGCTGAGTCTGCAACCAAGTGTTGATTGCTTCGTCAAGAGGATGACAGAAATGGAGTTGGAGTATGATATTGAAGTGGTGAATATGCCTGAAGAAGAAGGCGAACCTATTGCCTCAAGGATTGATTTTGGTGGAATCAGCTCAAACATGGTTGGATTATCTGAGTATTTTGAATATACTCGCAATTATCTtcttggagaagatgaagggAATGGCTTTTCAGTTATTGGAATGGCAGGGGTTGGAAAGACAACCATTGCTAAAAAAGTATTTGACGATCCATTAATTCAGAAACATTTCGAGCTTCGAGCATGGTtcaaagtgggtagaaaatgTGAATCCAATGAAGCCTTTGATGTGTTCTTGCTCAAGTGGATCCCAGCACTCGCCACCAAATGCTTACCCAAGGAGTCAATGAGGATGACCAGAAATTAG